In Leptodactylus fuscus isolate aLepFus1 chromosome 2, aLepFus1.hap2, whole genome shotgun sequence, one genomic interval encodes:
- the TAC3 gene encoding tachykinin-3, with product MRNSALGLAILFFMAVRTCRGSCAEPQDTQGSGAQFKKSSDVYKLPASLLKRFYEDDSYDGFVGLMGRRNTDSKEFGSLPLKRDMHDFFVGLMGKRNLQTGNPNIEENAAAPDSRYSTKCRLKFRR from the exons ATGAGGAATTCTGCCCTAGGTCTGGCAATACTTTTTTTCATGGCAGTGAGGACATGTCGAGGAAGTTGTGCAGAACCACAGGACACACAGGGCTCTGGTGCACAGTTCAAG AAATCCTCAGATGTCTACAAACTCCCAGCATCACTTCTGAAGAGGTTCTATGAAGATGATTCATATGACGGTTTTGTTGGACTTATGGGTAGAAGAAACACTG ATTCCAAGGAATTTGGCTCATTGCCCTTAAAAC GAGACATGCATGACTTCTTTGTGGGTTTAATGGGGAAGAGGAATCTACAGACAG GGAACCCTAATATTGAAGAGAATGCAGCCGCGCCTGATTCTAGATACTCAACAAAATGCAGACTGAA GTTCAGACGCTAA